One Leucoraja erinacea ecotype New England chromosome 3, Leri_hhj_1, whole genome shotgun sequence genomic window carries:
- the LOC129695638 gene encoding uncharacterized protein LOC129695638 isoform X2: MPGKLIQCDACSMWEVKDTAGASGCYKCEKCIQVELLKGHVGELEKQVDDLRFIRETESFLDKSYSTIVTPEVLEERRWETVRKGGKHGMPTSPGGVPLVNRFTRLEAVGTEDVSGGLACDANRAVEPKPKRPKAGKTIVVGDSIVRGTDRGFCGNRRDARMVCCLPGARIQDVTDRVQKILKGEGEHPEVVVHVGTNDVGKKGMNILQRDFRELGKMLKSRTSRVVISGLLPVPHAGESRNREIRDLNVWLRNWCMGQGFRFLDHWDLFWGKGELYKRDGLHLNRCGTSILAGRFATATRVALN; the protein is encoded by the exons ATgccaggcaagctgattcagtgcgatgcttgcagtatgtgggaggtcaaggacaccgctggtgcctctggctgctacaaatgcgaaaagtgcatccaggtggagctcctgaagggccatgttggggaactggagaagcaagtggatgacctccggttcatacgagaaacggagtcgttcctcgataagtcctacagtacgattgttacacctgaggtactggaagagagaaggtgggagacagtgagaaagggagggaagcatggaatgccaacgtccccgggtggtgtacctcttgtaaacaggttcacccgcttagaagctgttgggacagaagacgtgagcggcggactggcttgcgatgcgaatag ggctgttgagccaaaaccaaaaaggcctaaggcaggcaagaccattgtagtgggagactccatcgtgagaggtacggacaggggtttctgcggcaacagacgggatgcgaggatggtgtgctgccttcccggtgccaggatccaggatgtcacggacagagtgcagaaaatcctcaagggcgaaggtgaacatccggaagtggtagtgcatgtcggcacaaacgatgtcggaaagaaggggatgaatattctgcagcgtgactttagagagctcggaaaaatgttgaaaagcaggacctccagggttgttatctccggtttgcttccagttccccatgctggcgagagcaggaacagggagatacgggacctgaacgtgtggctgaggaactggtgcatggggcagggatttcgattcttagatcactgggatctgttttggggtaagggggaactgtacaaaagggacggattgcatcttaataggtgtgggaccagcattctggcaggcaggtttgccactgctacacgggtggcattaaactga
- the LOC129695638 gene encoding uncharacterized protein LOC129695638 isoform X1: MRVEAIGSKVKSKSCRQTKLGQKSKRATFQHNCIMGKSVVKTSLKALCLNARSIRNKVDELNVQIAINDYDIVGITETWLQGDQGWELNIQGYSIFRRDREKGKGGGVALLIREEINAMERKDISLEDVESVWVELRNTKGQKTLVGVVYRPPNSSSEVGDGIKQEIRNACNKGKTVIMGDFNLHIDWVNQIGRGAEEEDFLECMQDSYLNQHVEEPMREQAILDWVLSNEEGLVSNLVVRAPLGKSDHNMVEFFIRMESDIVNSETMALNLKKGNFEGMRRELAKIDWQLILKGLTVDMQWKTFKDFMDELQKLFIPVWQKNKSGKVVQG; the protein is encoded by the coding sequence atgagggtagaagcaataggtagcaaggtgaaaagtaaaagttgcaggcagacaaaactagggcaaaaatcaaaaagggccacttttcaacataattgtataatgggtaagagtgttgtaaaaacaagcctgaaggctttgtgtctcaatgcaaggagcattcgtaataaggtggatgagttgaatgtgcagatagctattaatgactatgatatagttgggatcacggagacatggctccagggtgaccaaggctgggagctgaacatccagggatattcaatattcaggagggatagagagaaaggaaaaggaggtggggtagcgttactgattagagaggagattaatgcaatggaaaggaaggacattagtttggaggatgtggaatcggtatgggtagagctgcgaaacactaaggggcagaaaacgctggtgggtgttgtgtacaggccacctaacagtagtagtgaagttggagatggtatcaaacaggaaattagaaatgcgtgcaacaaaggcaaaacagttataatgggtgacttcaatctacatatagattgggtgaatcaaattggcaggggtgctgaggaagaggatttcttggaatgtatgcaggatagttatctaaatcaacatgtagaggaaccaatgagagagcaggctattttagactgggtattgagtaatgaggaagggttagttagcaatcttgttgtacgtgcccccttgggcaagagtgaccataatatggttgagttcttcattaggatggagagtgacattgttaattcagaaacaatggctctgaacttaaagaaaggtaactttgagggtatgagacgtgaattggccaagattgactggcaattaattctaaaagggttgacggtggatatgcaatggaagacatttaaagacttcatggatgaactacaaaaattgttcatcccagtttggcaaaagaataaatcagggaaggtagtacaaggataa